Proteins encoded by one window of Martelella endophytica:
- the hutC gene encoding histidine utilization repressor gives MAEGKESRPLALHARIEREVEDRILSGEWPPGTRIPFEHELTAHYGCSRMTVNKALSELVRKGLIERRRKSGSYVRQPEVLSAVMEIHQLEREVRALGLAYDFRPIESAIRSADAADRRRLMLERPEELLHLRSLHVAGSRPFCLEDRLINLAEVPQARQTDFSKSPPGTWLLEQVPWSAAEHRINATAAGRAEAELLDLREGTPCLVVARRTWNTTGSITQVNLTYPGDMHTLVAQFAPSGRPG, from the coding sequence ATGGCCGAGGGGAAGGAGAGCCGCCCGCTGGCGCTGCATGCCCGCATCGAACGGGAGGTGGAGGACCGTATCCTCTCCGGCGAGTGGCCGCCGGGCACCCGCATTCCCTTCGAGCACGAGCTGACGGCCCATTACGGCTGCTCGCGCATGACGGTCAACAAGGCGCTTTCGGAACTCGTCCGCAAGGGGCTGATCGAGCGGCGCCGCAAGTCCGGCTCCTATGTCCGCCAGCCGGAAGTGCTCTCCGCCGTCATGGAGATCCATCAGCTTGAGCGCGAGGTGCGGGCGCTTGGTCTTGCCTATGATTTCCGCCCGATTGAAAGCGCCATCCGCAGCGCCGATGCAGCGGACCGACGGCGACTCATGCTTGAGAGGCCGGAGGAGCTTCTGCATCTGCGCAGTCTGCACGTCGCCGGCAGTCGGCCCTTCTGCTTGGAGGACCGTCTCATCAACCTCGCGGAGGTGCCGCAGGCGCGGCAAACCGATTTCTCGAAATCGCCGCCCGGAACCTGGCTTCTTGAACAGGTGCCCTGGAGCGCCGCCGAACACCGCATCAACGCCACAGCCGCCGGGCGGGCGGAAGCCGAGTTGCTGGACCTGCGCGAGGGCACGCCGTGTCTCGTGGTCGCCCGGCGCACCTGGAACACCACCGGTTCGATCACCCAGGTCAACCTCACCTATCCCGGCGACATGCACACGCTCGTCGCCCAGTTCGCCCCCTCGGGGCGGCCGGGTTAG
- a CDS encoding ABC transporter ATP-binding protein, whose protein sequence is MSAPELEVKGISRVFPGRRGSKPVQALSPTDLTLEKNDFVTILGPSGCGKSTLLRIVAGLDRPTTGAVYLDGKEIRGPGADRGMVFQSYTLFPWLTIRENVGFGLREKGMKASAIKETVDLYLDRVGLSAFADHWPKQLSGGMQQRTAIARALANDPKILLLDEPFGALDNQTRGLMQELLLGIWERDKKTVIFVTHDIEEAVFMASRVVTMSARPGRISSVTPVDFAHPRDYRLKADPEFAKLRMKLTEEIRAEVIAAASQG, encoded by the coding sequence ATGAGCGCGCCGGAACTCGAAGTCAAAGGCATTTCGCGTGTCTTTCCCGGCCGTCGGGGCTCAAAGCCGGTGCAGGCGCTGTCGCCGACCGACCTGACGCTCGAAAAGAACGATTTCGTCACCATCCTTGGCCCGTCCGGCTGTGGCAAGTCGACGCTTCTGCGCATCGTCGCCGGCCTCGACAGGCCGACCACTGGCGCTGTCTATCTGGATGGTAAGGAGATCAGGGGGCCGGGGGCCGATCGTGGCATGGTGTTCCAGTCCTACACGCTATTTCCCTGGCTGACGATCCGCGAGAATGTCGGCTTCGGCCTGCGCGAAAAGGGCATGAAGGCTTCGGCCATCAAGGAAACGGTCGATCTCTATCTCGATCGCGTCGGCCTTTCGGCCTTCGCCGATCACTGGCCGAAACAGCTTTCCGGCGGCATGCAGCAGAGGACGGCCATCGCCCGGGCGCTTGCCAATGATCCGAAGATCCTGCTGCTTGATGAGCCCTTCGGCGCGCTCGACAATCAGACCCGCGGACTGATGCAGGAGCTTCTGCTCGGCATCTGGGAGCGGGACAAGAAGACGGTGATCTTCGTCACCCACGATATCGAGGAGGCGGTGTTCATGGCATCGCGCGTCGTCACCATGTCGGCGCGGCCGGGACGGATCTCGTCGGTCACGCCCGTTGATTTCGCCCACCCACGCGACTATCGCCTCAAGGCCGATCCGGAGTTTGCCAAGCTGAGGATGAAGCTGACCGAGGAAATCCGCGCCGAGGTGATTGCCGCGGCGAGCCAGGGATAG